aattttccaaaaattgcaataataaataaatgtaaaaaatattataaatttttttgctttttgaccCACATGAATTGTTAATTTGTTggaattttttatgatatttttacaGAATGGTACGTTATCAACCGATCACGGCCCGAAGAAGCCAAAAATCTcaaggaaaacaaaaattgtcCGAGCAGGTACCGGCAATTCGAGGACAACATCGAAGTCCAAAAAAACTGCCGAGGCCTCAAAGTCATGCAGgcacaaaactaaatttatggCAAAAAGGAAATATGGCTGGTGCTATGGAAGAATACagaaaacaagaagaaaaacCTTCAACTGAACGGTTGTCAATACGGTTGATAGCGAGAGCGTGGAATGTGCCATATGAAACTTTGAGGAGGAGATTGTCAGGAAAATTGAGCAAAGTGGAAAGTGCTTCTGGGAGACCCACAATTCTTTCACAACAAAGTGAAGAAGAATTAGCAGAGACTGTAAGAAAAATGGCACGAGCAGGGTTTCCTTTGTCGCGCAAAGATATTCGAGAAATTGCATATGCTTATTCTGATGCTAAAGGAATAAAAGGATTTtcagaatcaaaaaaaattaccggTTATTACTGGTTTCAGGGATTTTTGAACAGATTTCCTGATATAAGCACAAAAAAGACAGAGAATCTGTCTGCAGCAAGAGCAATGGGTATGAACAAAACTCAGGTTATGAAATGGTTTGATTTGTATGAAGGCTTAGTGCAAAGACTGGATATAAAAGACAGTCCTAGGCACATTTGGAATGTGGACGAGACAGATGTGATGAATATTCACAAGGCAGAAGAAGCTGTGGCAATTGTTGGTGAACCTGCTTATAATCTTACTGCATTAGAAAGAGGGGAGACATCTACTGTCTTGGCAGCATTAAATGCATTTGGCGATATTATACCACCTATGATCATTCATAAAGGAAAAACTGTTGGCAAAGGCTGGAAAGATGGTGCTCCTTTAGGTGCTATTGTAAAAGCAAGTGATAGTTGCTGGATAAATAAAGACTTGTTTGTAGAATTTGGACAGTTATTTGTCAACAATTTACAACGATTAGGACTATTAAACGGTCGACCTCATCTTTTAATTATGGACAATCACTATTCACATGTGTTTAACCTTGAATTTTTAAACCTAATGAAAGCAAACAATATTCATGTATTTGCATTACCAAGCCATACTACTCATTGGCTGCAACCGCTGGATCGTGTGCCTTTTGGTTCATTTAAGAGAAAGTGCacactaaaaaataaaggtagaaatttttagttaaggtaggatatgtgatatacccttagtaaggtataattttttagcttataaggtagaaaattataccttTAAGTTAGAAAATTGTATgacaaataattgtttttaatataattttctaccctaaaaggtagaaaattataccttACTAAGGGTATATCACATATCCTACCCTAAAGTAGaaatttctaccttttttttttagtgtgtggAATGAGGGCATGAGATTGTTTACACGAAAGAATGCTGGCCGTAAACTggaaaaaaaggaattttttagcTTGTTTACACCAATTTGGCAAGCATCGATGACTGTTGAGCTGGC
The nucleotide sequence above comes from Hydra vulgaris chromosome 09, alternate assembly HydraT2T_AEP. Encoded proteins:
- the LOC136085358 gene encoding uncharacterized protein LOC136085358; its protein translation is MVRYQPITARRSQKSQGKQKLSEQVPAIRGQHRSPKKLPRPQSHAGTKLNLWQKGNMAGAMEEYRKQEEKPSTERLSIRLIARAWNVPYETLRRRLSGKLSKVESASGRPTILSQQSEEELAETVRKMARAGFPLSRKDIREIAYAYSDAKGIKGFSESKKITGYYWFQGFLNRFPDISTKKTENLSAARAMGMNKTQVMKWFDLYEGLVQRLDIKDSPRHIWNVDETDVMNIHKAEEAVAIVGEPAYNLTALERGETSTVLAALNAFGDIIPPMIIHKGKTVGKGWKDGAPLGAIVKASDSCWINKDLFVEFGQLFVNNLQRLGLLNGRPHLLIMDNHYSHVFNLEFLNLMKANNIHVFALPSHTTHWLQPLDRVPFGSFKRKCTLKNKGRNF